One genomic segment of Cololabis saira isolate AMF1-May2022 chromosome 22, fColSai1.1, whole genome shotgun sequence includes these proteins:
- the fbxo45 gene encoding F-box/SPRY domain-containing protein 1 isoform X2, translating into MSGAAGGGGGSSCSGAAAAASCSSSAGGGGGAAGVAGRLPARVLEHIFSYLELCDLMQCALVCWHWNNMLADENSEVWRSLCSRTLTDEALRSDILCNLPSYKGKLKSYQHALSSHDCSRNVYVKKNGFTLHRNPIAQSTDGARGKIGFAEGRHAWEIWWEGPLGTVAVIGIATKRAAMQCQGYVALLGTDDQSWGWNLVDNNLLHNGEVSGNFPQCNNAPKYQIGERIRVILDMDDKTLAFERGFEFLGIAFRGLPKACLFPAVSAVYGNTEVTMVYLGKPLDG; encoded by the exons ATGTCTGGTGCGGCCGGTGGGGGGGGAGGCTCCTCCTGCTCGGGCGCAGCAGCCGcggccagctgcagctcctcggcCGGGGGAGGCGGAGGGGCGGCCGGGGTGGCCGGGAGGCTGCCGGCCCGAGTCCTGGAGCACATTTTCTCCTATCTGGAGCTGTGTGACCTGATGCAGTGCGCGCTGGTGTGCTGGCACTGGAACAACATGCTGGCGGACGAAAACAGCGAGGTGTGGCGCAGCCTGTGCAGCCGGACCCTCACCGACGAGGCGCTGCGCTCAGACATCCTGTGCAACCTGCCCTCCTACAAGGGGAAG cTCAAGTCCTACCAACACGCTTTGAGCTCCCACGACTGCTCCCGCAACGTTTACGTGAAGAAGAACGGCTTCACCCTGCACCGCAACCCCATCGCCCAGAGTACCGACGGCGCACGGGGCAAAATTGGCTTCGCAGAAGGCCGGCATGCCTGGGAGATCTGGTGGGAGGGCCCTCTGGGCACGGTGGCCGTGATAGGCATCGCCACCAAGCGGGCAGCGATGCAGTGCCAGGGCTACGTGGCCCTGCTGGGCACCGACGACCAGAGCTGGGGCTGGAACCTGGTCGACAATAACCTGCTCCATAACGGGGAGGTCAGCGGGAACTTCCCACAGTGCAACAATGCACCGAAATACCAG ATTGGGGAAAGAATACGAGTCATTCTCGACATGGATGACAAGACTTTAGCCTTCGAGAGGGGCTTTGAGTTTCTGGGAATAGCGTTTCGAGGACTCCCCAAAGCCTGCCTGTTCCCCGCCGTGTCTGCGGTTTACGGCAACACCGAAGTCACCATGGTCTACCTGGGAAAACCTCTGGACGGTTAG
- the fbxo45 gene encoding F-box/SPRY domain-containing protein 1 isoform X1, which yields MSGAAGGGGGSSCSGAAAAASCSSSAGGGGGAAGVAGRLPARVLEHIFSYLELCDLMQCALVCWHWNNMLADENSEVWRSLCSRTLTDEALRSDILCNLPSYKGKLKSYQHALSSHDCSRNVYVKKNGFTLHRNPIAQSTDGARGKIGFAEGRHAWEIWWEGPLGTVAVIGIATKRAAMQCQGYVALLGTDDQSWGWNLVDNNLLHNGEVSGNFPQCNNAPKYQVGTKVTVRCNCFCWYLCNPHLQCDARPQIGERIRVILDMDDKTLAFERGFEFLGIAFRGLPKACLFPAVSAVYGNTEVTMVYLGKPLDG from the exons ATGTCTGGTGCGGCCGGTGGGGGGGGAGGCTCCTCCTGCTCGGGCGCAGCAGCCGcggccagctgcagctcctcggcCGGGGGAGGCGGAGGGGCGGCCGGGGTGGCCGGGAGGCTGCCGGCCCGAGTCCTGGAGCACATTTTCTCCTATCTGGAGCTGTGTGACCTGATGCAGTGCGCGCTGGTGTGCTGGCACTGGAACAACATGCTGGCGGACGAAAACAGCGAGGTGTGGCGCAGCCTGTGCAGCCGGACCCTCACCGACGAGGCGCTGCGCTCAGACATCCTGTGCAACCTGCCCTCCTACAAGGGGAAG cTCAAGTCCTACCAACACGCTTTGAGCTCCCACGACTGCTCCCGCAACGTTTACGTGAAGAAGAACGGCTTCACCCTGCACCGCAACCCCATCGCCCAGAGTACCGACGGCGCACGGGGCAAAATTGGCTTCGCAGAAGGCCGGCATGCCTGGGAGATCTGGTGGGAGGGCCCTCTGGGCACGGTGGCCGTGATAGGCATCGCCACCAAGCGGGCAGCGATGCAGTGCCAGGGCTACGTGGCCCTGCTGGGCACCGACGACCAGAGCTGGGGCTGGAACCTGGTCGACAATAACCTGCTCCATAACGGGGAGGTCAGCGGGAACTTCCCACAGTGCAACAATGCACCGAAATACCAGGTAGGAACTAAAGTCACAGTCCGATGTAATTGTTTTTGTTGGTATTTGTGTAATCCGCACCTACAATGTGATGCTCGTCCACAGATTGGGGAAAGAATACGAGTCATTCTCGACATGGATGACAAGACTTTAGCCTTCGAGAGGGGCTTTGAGTTTCTGGGAATAGCGTTTCGAGGACTCCCCAAAGCCTGCCTGTTCCCCGCCGTGTCTGCGGTTTACGGCAACACCGAAGTCACCATGGTCTACCTGGGAAAACCTCTGGACGGTTAG
- the nrros gene encoding transforming growth factor beta activator LRRC33, translated as MPVRSFTPVLLCSFLLWRILTAVSSHPHQSSCQLIHRTALYNGCELSSVPADLPDDIEELQLNYNNITTLRNSSLLRYPALNTLSLTCNNLENLESNTFQDSKLLVILNLANNNLYVGYQETSRALKKLPVLRNLDLSQNNLNEMMASTLLQNLSSLEYLNLSGNLLQRLDETSFRDLHQLKELDLQGNIIFEIDSAFDSNPKLQRLNLAFNLLPCLTDFHMTQLVVLNVSHNFIEWFISRQDLNETFQLETLDLSKNKLIFFPFLPSYSNLRYLYLSHNAVRFYEHLSDNVTAPNSSKTVEFYNLREYMVNVTAQLWDEDLHGDISNLEILDLRVNQVSYFPQGFIQKMPGLLRLQIGTNCLEILNLTSQGFSSSLHELDVSNNRLNQIFADDDTLTSLENLTFFNLSWNDLKHLPFGLFSSLPSIWSVDVSYNNVVFCHSEDAEITTQSDTACVDWRNIMSLRQLYLKGCNLKRIPTVMFAGLALTHLELSDNPGLIVQDSLRSLSRTLQHLDLGNTQTQNVDFSHFHSLRSLNLSRNSLPQIPSSLRDINLRSLDIRDNNLSTIPAALADALASKLQTIFLTGNPFNCCQTDWYQMFRRTMTVDLVGHSDIKCVDHFQQTHRVKDYRLPCQEAGESLLWYFLLFVPVCISFLGILFIVFLTFKPRIIEQSIKKNYLKPTSY; from the exons ATGCCGGTCCGCAGCTTCACTCCAGTCCTGCTCTGCTCGTTTCTCCTGTGGAGGATCCTGACCGCCGTTTCAAGTCATCCTCATCAGAGCTCATGTCAGCTG ATACACAGAACAGCTCTCTACAATGGTTGCGAGCTTTCATCTGTGCCAGCGGACTTACCTGACGATATCGAGGAGCTGCAGCTCAACTACAATAATATCACAACACTACGGAACAGCTCTCTTCTACGTTACCCCGCACTAAACACTCTGAGCTTAACTTGCAATAATTTGGAAAACTTAGAATCAAACACTTTTCAAGACTCAAAATTGTTAGTGATCTTAAATCTTGCTAATAACAACCTTTACGTTGGTTACCAAGAAACCAGCCGTGCATTAAAAAAGCTCCCTGTTCTGAGAAATTTAGATCTGTCACAGAATAATCTTAACGAAATGATGGCTTCCACTCTGCTTCAAAATCTGTCCTCCCTCGAGTACCTAAATCTTTCGGGAAACCTCCTGCAGAGGTTGGACGAGACCTCGTTCAGGGACCTGCACCAACTTAAAGAGCTCGATCTGCAAGGAAACATAATATTTGAAATTGACAGCGCTTTCGACAGCAATCCAAAGCTCCAGCGGCTCAACTTGGCCTTCAACCTCCTGCCTTGTCTGACTGACTTCCACATGACCCAGCTGGTGGTCCTCAACGTCAGCCACAACTTCATCGAGTGGTTCATCTCGAGGCAAGACCTCAACgaaaccttccagctggagaCCCTCGACCTGTCGAAAAACAAGTTAATCTTTTTCCCTTTCCTGCCCAGCTACAGTAATTTACGATACCTCTACCTTTCCCACAATGCTGTGAGGTTCTACGAACACCTGTCGGACAATGTCACGGCCCCGAACTCGAGTAAAACGGTTGAGTTCTATAACCTGAGGGAGTACATGGTTAACGTGACGGCTCAGTTGTGGGATGAAGATCTTCATGGGGATATTTCCAATCTAGAGATCTTAGATCTCAGAGTAAACCAGGTGAGCTATTTCCCTCAGGGATTCATACAGAAAATGCCAGGCCTGTTGCGACTTCAAATAGGCACAAACTGTCTGGAAATCTTGAATCTAACGTCACAAGGCTTCTCCAGTAGCCTGCATGAGCTGGACGTCAGCAAcaacagactgaatcagatttttgcagatgatgataCACTCACCTCTCTTGAAAATTTGACTTTCTTTAACCTGAGCTGGAATGATCTCAAGCATCTACCCTTTGGACTGTTTTCCTCATTGCCAAGCATCTGGTCGGTGGATGTCAGCTACAACAACGTTGTCTTTTGTCATTCCGAGGACGCTGAAATCACTACACAGTCGGACACAGCCTGCGTAGACTGGAGGAACATTATGTCCTTGAGACAGCTCTACCTGAAGGGCTGCAACCTTAAGAGGATTCCTACGGTTATGTTCGCGGGATTGGCATTAACGCACTTGGAGCTGTCTGACAACCCTGGACTCATCGTCCAAGATTCGTTACGAAGCTTGAGCAGGACATTGCAGCACCTCGATTTAGGAAACACTCAAACACAAAACGTTGACTTCTCCCATTTCCATAGTCTGAGGTCTTTAAACCTTTCAAGGAACTCTCTCCCCCAAATTCCTTCCTCGCTTCGAGATATCAACCTTAGATCACTGGACATCAGAGACAACAACCTTTCCACCATCCCTGCTGCTCTGGCCGATGCGCTGGCCTCCAAACTTCAAACTATTTTCCTGACAGGAAATCCCTTCAACTGCTGCCAAACGGACTGGTACCAGATGTTCAGGAGAACAATGACGGTCGACCTAGTTGGACATTCAGATATCAAATGTGTAGATCACTTCCAGCAAACCCACAGGGTGAAGGATTATCGACTTCCATGTCAGGAAGCAGGGGAATCTCTTCTGTGGTACTTTCTGCTTTTTGTGCCTGTCTGTATTTCTTTCCTGGGaattttgtttattgttttcctCACTTTCAAACCCAGAATAATAGAACAATCTATCAAAAAGAACTATTTGAAGCCTACGTCTTACTGA